From a region of the Microbacterium sp. nov. GSS16 genome:
- the recR gene encoding recombination mediator RecR, which produces MYDGIVQELIDEFGRLPGIGPKSAQRIAFHILQTPSFDVARLSELLTEVRARVRFCEVCGNVSEQDRCAICRDPRRNPELICVVEDAKDVAAIERTREFRGLYHVLGGAISPIAGIGPDDLRIAQLMARLADGTVQEVILATNPNLEGEATASYLSRLLTSMSITVSRLASGLPVGGDLEYADEVTLGRAFEGRRRL; this is translated from the coding sequence ATGTACGACGGAATCGTCCAGGAGCTGATCGACGAGTTCGGCCGCCTCCCCGGCATCGGGCCGAAGTCCGCGCAGCGCATCGCGTTCCACATCCTGCAGACGCCGTCGTTCGACGTCGCGCGGCTCTCCGAGCTGCTCACCGAAGTGCGTGCGCGAGTGCGCTTCTGCGAGGTGTGCGGCAACGTCTCCGAGCAGGATCGCTGCGCCATCTGCCGCGACCCCCGCCGCAACCCGGAGCTGATCTGCGTCGTGGAGGACGCCAAGGACGTCGCCGCCATCGAGCGCACCCGCGAGTTCCGCGGTCTGTACCACGTGCTCGGCGGCGCGATCAGCCCGATAGCCGGCATCGGTCCCGACGACCTGCGGATCGCGCAGCTGATGGCGCGGCTGGCCGACGGCACCGTGCAGGAGGTGATCCTCGCCACGAATCCCAATCTCGAGGGCGAGGCGACCGCCAGCTACCTGAGCCGCCTGCTGACCAGCATGTCGATCACCGTGTCACGACTGGCATCCGGCTTGCCCGTCGGCGGTGACCTCGAATACGCCGACGAGGTGACGCTGGGGCGGGCCTTCGAGGGTCGTCGCCGGCTATGA
- a CDS encoding DMT family transporter, producing MSAQHAGFTRRGWILFAIMALVWGITYLFIKEAVHSFSPPAVVAGRTLLGGIILLPFALRAGALAAAWRHWPWVLAFGLVEMAGPFLLLSHAETQLPSGLTGLLVSTVPLFAVIIALLRGDRSALAPARLGGLLLGFAGVAVVVAGPGLFPHGPSSAFAIGEILLTAVLYAVAPFIIALKLKDVPSLGTITLALFAIGIGYLPAALLTQHEVPTVRATVSLLLLGIVCTALAFVAFFALIREVGPVRAPLFTYVNPIVAIVLGAIVLAEPLTPGLLIGFPVVLIGCWLAATGGRLRPRASAPDLTTGPITTTETAEVIVSDPRPDSGDRPDLAERPGAGDGSDSGDRPDSGGRS from the coding sequence ATGAGCGCGCAGCACGCAGGATTCACTCGCCGCGGCTGGATCCTGTTCGCGATCATGGCGCTCGTCTGGGGCATCACCTACCTCTTCATCAAAGAGGCGGTGCACTCGTTCTCGCCGCCGGCGGTGGTCGCCGGTCGCACGCTGCTCGGCGGCATCATCCTGTTGCCCTTCGCGCTGCGTGCCGGCGCGCTCGCCGCGGCCTGGCGGCACTGGCCCTGGGTGCTCGCCTTCGGTCTGGTCGAGATGGCGGGGCCCTTCCTGCTGCTCAGCCATGCCGAGACGCAGCTGCCGTCCGGTCTGACCGGCCTGCTCGTTTCGACCGTTCCGCTGTTCGCCGTCATCATCGCGCTGCTGCGAGGAGACCGATCCGCTCTCGCGCCGGCCCGGCTCGGCGGCCTGCTGCTCGGCTTCGCCGGCGTCGCGGTGGTCGTCGCCGGCCCCGGCCTCTTCCCGCACGGCCCGAGCAGCGCGTTCGCGATCGGGGAGATCCTGCTGACCGCGGTGCTCTACGCGGTCGCGCCGTTCATCATCGCCCTCAAGCTGAAGGACGTGCCGTCGCTCGGCACCATCACGCTCGCGCTGTTCGCCATCGGGATCGGATACCTTCCAGCCGCGCTGCTCACGCAGCACGAGGTGCCCACCGTCCGCGCCACGGTGTCGCTGCTGCTGCTCGGCATCGTCTGCACGGCGCTCGCCTTCGTCGCCTTCTTCGCACTGATCCGCGAGGTCGGTCCGGTGCGCGCCCCGCTGTTCACCTACGTCAATCCGATCGTCGCCATCGTGCTCGGTGCGATCGTGCTCGCCGAGCCGCTCACGCCCGGCCTGCTGATCGGCTTCCCGGTCGTGCTGATCGGATGCTGGCTCGCGGCGACCGGCGGACGCCTTCGGCCGCGGGCATCCGCTCCCGATCTGACCACGGGACCGATCACCACGACCGAGACCGCGGAGGTGATCGTCTCGGACCCGCGCCCCGACTCCGGCGACCGGCCCGACCTCGCTGAACGGCCGGGCGCCGGCGACGGATCCGATTCCGGCGACCGGCCCGACTCCGGCGGCCGCAGCTGA
- a CDS encoding aspartate kinase codes for MALIVQKYGGSSVADAESIKRVAKRIVDTRRAGHDVVVAVSAMGDTTDEMLDLAHEVAPIPAPRELDMLLSSGERISMALLAMAIHSMGFEARSFTGSQAGMITDSHHGKARIVDVTPVRLREALDEGAIVIVAGFQGFNRDTRDITTLGRGGSDTTAVALAAALNADVCEIYSDVDGIFTADPRVIPRARKLEQVSSEEMLELAANGAKVLYIRAVEYARRHGVLIHARSTFSSSEGTYVLGEGMKNPRAIEGEAMEEPIVAGVATDLSQAKITVAGVPDVPGKAAEIFKIVSKAGANVDMIVQNVSAASTGRTDISFTLPKADAATTLKALAAEQREVGFENLLHDDQIGKLSVVGAGMRTHSGVSAILFEALSAGGINIEMISTSEIRISVVLRGDDVAEAARTVHSAYGLDSEIEAVVHAGTGR; via the coding sequence GTGGCCCTGATCGTGCAGAAGTACGGCGGTTCGTCCGTCGCCGACGCGGAGAGCATCAAGCGCGTCGCCAAGCGCATCGTCGACACCCGTCGTGCCGGTCACGACGTCGTCGTCGCCGTCAGCGCCATGGGCGACACGACTGACGAGATGCTTGACCTCGCGCACGAGGTGGCGCCCATCCCGGCACCGCGGGAACTCGACATGCTGCTGTCGAGCGGTGAGCGCATCTCGATGGCGCTGCTCGCCATGGCGATCCACTCGATGGGCTTCGAGGCGCGATCGTTCACGGGCAGCCAGGCCGGCATGATCACCGACTCGCACCACGGCAAGGCGCGCATCGTGGATGTCACCCCCGTTCGCCTCCGTGAGGCGCTCGACGAGGGCGCGATCGTCATCGTCGCCGGCTTCCAGGGATTCAACCGCGACACCCGCGACATCACCACGCTAGGGCGCGGCGGATCCGACACCACCGCCGTCGCCCTGGCCGCCGCGCTCAACGCCGACGTCTGCGAGATCTACAGCGACGTCGACGGCATCTTCACCGCGGACCCGCGAGTCATTCCGCGCGCTCGCAAGCTCGAGCAGGTCTCCAGCGAGGAGATGCTCGAGCTCGCCGCCAACGGCGCGAAGGTGCTCTACATCCGCGCCGTCGAGTACGCCCGCCGTCACGGCGTGCTCATCCACGCCCGCTCGACCTTCTCGTCGTCGGAGGGCACGTACGTTCTGGGCGAGGGCATGAAGAACCCGCGCGCCATCGAGGGAGAAGCCATGGAAGAACCGATCGTCGCCGGAGTCGCCACCGACCTCAGCCAGGCCAAGATCACCGTCGCCGGTGTGCCCGATGTGCCGGGCAAGGCAGCCGAGATCTTCAAGATTGTCTCGAAGGCCGGGGCGAACGTCGACATGATCGTGCAGAACGTCTCCGCGGCATCCACCGGTCGCACCGACATCTCCTTCACGCTGCCCAAGGCAGATGCGGCGACGACACTCAAGGCGCTCGCCGCCGAGCAGCGCGAGGTGGGCTTCGAGAACCTGCTGCACGACGATCAGATCGGCAAGCTCTCGGTCGTGGGCGCCGGGATGCGCACCCACTCCGGCGTCTCGGCGATCCTCTTCGAGGCGCTCAGCGCCGGCGGCATCAACATCGAGATGATCTCCACGTCGGAGATCCGCATCTCGGTGGTGCTCCGCGGCGACGACGTCGCCGAGGCGGCGCGCACGGTGCACAGCGCATACGGTCTCGACAGCGAGATCGAAGCTGTCGTGCACGCGGGCACCGGCCGCTGA
- a CDS encoding aspartate-semialdehyde dehydrogenase: MTRISDSGFSIAIVGATGQVGTVMRDILIERSFPVRELRLFASARSAGTAIDFGGVDVIVEDVETADASGIDIALFSAGATASRAYAAKFAAAGAVVVDNSSAWRMDPEVPLVVSEVNPDAIDERPKGIIANPNCTTMAAMPVLKALHAEAGLERLIVSTYQAVSGSGIAGAEELLGQVEGVLAQGDTLRLVHDGSAVDFPAPQKYVAPIAFDVIPLAGSVVDDGDNETDEEKKLRNESRKILGLPDLRVAGTCVRVPVFTGHSLSIHAEFAHDITPDRAREVLASAPGVVLDEVPTPLQAAGKDPSFVGRIRADQSAPEGKGLVLFISNDNLRKGAALNAVQIAEELTRRLEPAAV, from the coding sequence ATGACCCGTATCTCCGATTCCGGATTCTCGATCGCCATCGTCGGCGCGACCGGCCAGGTCGGCACCGTGATGCGCGACATCCTCATCGAGCGCTCCTTCCCGGTCCGCGAGCTGCGCCTGTTCGCCTCCGCCCGGTCGGCCGGCACTGCCATCGACTTCGGCGGCGTCGACGTGATCGTCGAGGACGTCGAGACGGCGGATGCCTCGGGCATCGACATCGCCCTGTTCTCCGCGGGCGCGACCGCGAGCCGCGCGTATGCCGCGAAGTTCGCCGCAGCGGGAGCGGTGGTCGTCGACAACTCCAGCGCCTGGCGGATGGATCCCGAGGTTCCGCTCGTGGTGAGCGAGGTGAACCCGGATGCCATCGACGAGCGCCCCAAGGGCATCATCGCCAACCCGAACTGCACCACCATGGCGGCCATGCCCGTGCTGAAGGCGCTGCACGCCGAGGCCGGTCTCGAGCGGCTGATCGTAAGCACCTACCAGGCTGTGTCCGGCTCGGGCATCGCCGGTGCGGAGGAGCTGCTCGGCCAGGTCGAGGGAGTCCTCGCGCAGGGCGACACCCTGCGGCTCGTGCACGACGGATCGGCGGTCGACTTCCCCGCGCCGCAGAAGTACGTCGCGCCGATCGCGTTCGATGTCATCCCACTCGCGGGCTCGGTCGTCGACGACGGCGACAACGAGACCGATGAGGAGAAGAAGCTCCGCAACGAGAGCCGCAAGATCCTCGGCCTTCCGGACCTGCGCGTCGCCGGCACCTGCGTGCGCGTGCCCGTCTTCACCGGGCACTCGCTGTCGATCCATGCCGAGTTCGCGCACGACATCACGCCGGATCGTGCGCGTGAAGTGCTGGCATCCGCCCCCGGCGTGGTGCTCGACGAGGTGCCGACGCCGCTGCAGGCCGCCGGCAAGGACCCGAGCTTCGTCGGTCGCATCCGCGCCGACCAGTCCGCCCCCGAGGGGAAGGGCCTGGTGCTGTTCATCAGCAACGACAATCTGCGCAAGGGCGCCGCGCTCAACGCCGTGCAGATCGCCGAAGAGCTCACCAGGCGCCTCGAGCCCGCGGCGGTCTGA
- a CDS encoding malate:quinone oxidoreductase: protein MSATLGTLLHELQPDWKIVAYERLGGVAQESSNPWNNAGTGHAALCELNYMPQGKDGSLDPAKAISINEQFQQSREFWSTLVERGTLDGPSTFINSVPHMTFVRGEKDVAFLKARYEVLKDQPLFEGIEYSEDSRVINKWAPLLMQKRRKGEPFAATRVPSGTDVDFGSLTHQLFDHLAKSGVQVRTDHEVRSLKRQSDGSWLVKYRHVIGRTPGQVKARFVFVGAGGWALKLLQKSGIPEIKGYGVFPIGGQWLKTTDPALVSQHQAKVYSQAAIGAPPMSVPHLDTRVVDGEKSLMFGPFATFSPKFLKHGSMLDIITQVRPHNLWPMLRVAFANPDLITYLISELVKSHGKKVDNLRTFVPTARDEDWELIQAGQRAQVMKKDPQKGGILQFGTEVVAAEDGTIAGLLGASPGASTAVPIMLGLLKRCFPEQYAGWEPKLKDLIPTMGRRLNDDADAAEKSMSATASVLSLSA from the coding sequence ATGTCCGCCACGCTGGGTACCCTGCTGCACGAGCTGCAGCCGGACTGGAAGATCGTCGCCTACGAGCGACTCGGTGGCGTCGCTCAGGAGAGCTCGAACCCGTGGAACAACGCCGGCACCGGTCACGCCGCTCTGTGCGAACTGAACTACATGCCGCAGGGCAAGGACGGCTCGCTCGATCCCGCCAAGGCGATCTCGATCAACGAGCAGTTCCAGCAGAGCCGTGAGTTCTGGTCGACGCTGGTCGAGCGCGGCACCCTCGATGGTCCGTCGACGTTCATCAACTCGGTGCCGCACATGACCTTCGTGCGGGGCGAGAAGGATGTCGCGTTCCTCAAGGCGCGCTACGAGGTGCTGAAGGATCAGCCCCTCTTCGAGGGCATCGAGTACAGCGAGGATTCGCGCGTCATCAACAAGTGGGCCCCGTTGCTCATGCAGAAGCGTCGCAAGGGTGAGCCGTTCGCGGCGACCAGAGTGCCCTCGGGCACCGACGTCGACTTCGGCTCGCTCACCCACCAGCTCTTCGATCACCTGGCCAAGTCGGGCGTGCAGGTGCGCACCGACCACGAGGTGCGCAGCCTCAAGCGCCAGAGCGACGGCAGCTGGCTCGTCAAGTACCGTCACGTCATCGGCCGCACTCCGGGTCAGGTCAAGGCGCGCTTCGTCTTCGTCGGCGCCGGCGGCTGGGCGCTCAAGCTGCTGCAGAAGAGCGGAATCCCTGAGATCAAGGGATACGGCGTCTTCCCGATCGGCGGTCAGTGGCTGAAGACGACCGATCCGGCGCTCGTCTCGCAGCATCAGGCGAAGGTCTACTCGCAGGCCGCGATCGGTGCCCCGCCGATGTCGGTGCCCCACCTCGACACCCGCGTCGTCGACGGGGAGAAGTCGCTGATGTTCGGGCCCTTCGCGACCTTCAGTCCGAAGTTCCTCAAGCACGGCTCGATGCTCGACATCATCACCCAGGTGCGCCCGCACAACCTGTGGCCGATGCTCCGCGTCGCGTTCGCCAACCCCGATCTCATCACGTATCTGATCAGTGAGCTGGTCAAGAGCCACGGCAAGAAGGTCGACAACCTGCGCACGTTCGTGCCGACCGCACGCGATGAGGACTGGGAACTGATCCAGGCAGGGCAGCGCGCCCAGGTGATGAAGAAGGACCCGCAGAAGGGCGGCATCCTGCAGTTCGGCACCGAGGTCGTAGCGGCCGAGGACGGCACCATCGCGGGGCTGCTCGGTGCCTCGCCCGGGGCATCGACCGCGGTGCCGATCATGCTCGGACTGCTCAAGCGCTGCTTCCCCGAGCAGTACGCCGGCTGGGAGCCGAAGCTGAAGGATCTCATCCCGACGATGGGCCGCCGGCTCAACGACGACGCGGACGCCGCGGAGAAGTCGATGAGCGCGACCGCATCCGTTCTGTCCCTCTCGGCCTGA
- a CDS encoding thymidine kinase, whose translation MAKLYFRYGAMNSGKSTALLQAAFNYEERGQRVLLAKPAIDTKGASQIESRLGMTRDVDFLIGPHDEARALFTSVRERVLEEGKHSAEPHDVACLLVDEAQFLTPEQIDDLFRIAVLDGIPVMAYGIRNDFRTHAFPGSARLLAIAHSLEELKTICRCGRKAVFNGRMVDGRFVFAGDQVAIDGAEVAYESLCGNCYLDESGGVLD comes from the coding sequence GTGGCGAAGCTGTACTTCCGCTACGGCGCGATGAACTCGGGCAAGTCCACCGCCCTGCTGCAAGCCGCCTTCAACTACGAGGAGCGTGGTCAGCGAGTGCTGCTGGCCAAGCCCGCGATCGACACGAAGGGCGCGTCGCAGATCGAGAGCAGACTCGGCATGACGCGCGACGTCGACTTCCTCATCGGACCGCACGACGAGGCCCGTGCGCTGTTCACCAGCGTGCGCGAGCGCGTGCTCGAAGAGGGCAAGCACTCGGCCGAGCCGCATGACGTGGCGTGCTTGCTGGTCGACGAGGCGCAGTTCCTGACGCCAGAGCAGATCGACGACCTCTTCCGCATCGCCGTGCTCGACGGCATCCCGGTGATGGCGTACGGCATCCGCAACGACTTCCGCACCCACGCCTTCCCGGGCTCGGCTCGTCTGCTCGCGATCGCCCACTCGCTCGAGGAGCTCAAGACCATCTGCCGGTGCGGCCGCAAAGCGGTCTTCAACGGCCGCATGGTCGACGGCCGCTTCGTGTTCGCCGGCGACCAGGTCGCGATCGACGGCGCCGAGGTGGCGTACGAGTCGCTGTGCGGAAACTGCTACCTCGACGAATCCGGCGGCGTCCTCGACTGA
- a CDS encoding HAD-IIB family hydrolase, whose translation MTHPRLVAFDLDDTLAPSKGEIDDRIAHLLRELLRRVDVAIISGGNEQQFRTQVIARLSELHPDEYSRLHLLPTCGTRYLRHDGSTFTAVYAHDLSDDEKTAALTALREEAERLGLWEAEPWGDILEDRGSQITFSALGQRAPRDAKHAWDPSGERRAALRDAVAPRLPGLEVRSGGSTSIDITRAGIDKAYGMQKLVEHTGLRLDEMLFYGDRLDEGGNDYPVRAIGVRSIAVEGWQDTADKLDALIATLPDPVAR comes from the coding sequence ATGACGCACCCCCGCCTGGTCGCCTTCGACCTCGATGACACCCTCGCGCCCTCGAAGGGCGAGATCGATGACCGCATCGCCCACCTGCTTCGCGAGCTGCTGCGGCGTGTGGATGTCGCGATCATCTCCGGCGGCAACGAGCAGCAGTTCCGCACCCAGGTGATCGCCCGCCTCAGCGAACTGCATCCCGACGAGTACTCGCGTCTGCACCTGCTGCCGACCTGCGGTACGCGCTACCTCCGTCACGACGGCTCGACCTTCACGGCCGTGTACGCGCACGATCTGAGCGACGACGAGAAGACCGCCGCTCTCACCGCCCTGCGCGAGGAGGCCGAGCGGCTCGGCCTGTGGGAGGCGGAGCCGTGGGGTGACATCCTCGAGGACCGTGGCTCGCAGATCACCTTCTCGGCGCTCGGTCAGCGCGCTCCGCGCGACGCCAAGCACGCGTGGGACCCGAGCGGCGAGCGGCGAGCGGCGCTTCGTGACGCGGTGGCACCGCGTTTGCCCGGTCTCGAGGTGCGCTCGGGAGGTTCGACGTCGATCGACATCACTCGCGCCGGCATCGACAAGGCGTACGGCATGCAGAAGCTCGTCGAGCACACCGGCCTCCGCCTCGATGAGATGCTCTTCTACGGCGACCGCCTCGACGAGGGCGGCAACGACTATCCGGTGCGGGCGATCGGCGTGCGTTCCATCGCGGTCGAGGGCTGGCAGGACACCGCTGACAAGCTCGACGCCCTGATCGCCACCCTGCCCGATCCGGTCGCCCGCTGA
- a CDS encoding metallophosphoesterase has product MGAVGAGAAVWGIGIERYLFTVREASAAALAPGSAPVRVLHISDAHMAPWQRRKQQWLASLAELGPDLIVNTGDNLGHTEGLTGIRRAFAPFAGIPGVFVHGSNDVQAPAPRNPLNYFRGPSRVHHKPQPLDTAAMDAFFIDELGWVDLNNTAARMDVAGNSIDLFGVDDPHRGWDDFGAVTAAISSTDAAPTTATSRIAVAHAPYRRVLDRFVDLGADALFAGHTHGGQVCLPGFGALVANCDIPLKQAKGLSSWSHRGRTVPLNVSAGCGHSIYAPVRFACRPEATLLTLTARL; this is encoded by the coding sequence ATGGGGGCCGTCGGCGCCGGCGCCGCAGTCTGGGGAATCGGCATCGAGCGCTACCTGTTCACCGTGCGTGAAGCCAGTGCAGCCGCTCTGGCACCGGGCAGCGCACCTGTTCGCGTGCTGCACATCTCCGACGCGCACATGGCACCCTGGCAGCGCCGCAAGCAGCAGTGGCTCGCGTCGCTGGCAGAGCTCGGTCCCGACCTGATCGTGAACACGGGCGACAACCTAGGGCACACGGAAGGGCTGACCGGAATCCGGCGCGCGTTCGCCCCGTTCGCCGGCATCCCCGGTGTCTTCGTGCACGGGTCGAACGATGTGCAGGCGCCCGCACCGCGCAATCCGCTGAACTACTTCCGGGGCCCTTCCCGTGTGCATCACAAGCCGCAGCCGCTCGACACCGCAGCGATGGATGCGTTCTTCATCGACGAGCTCGGCTGGGTCGATCTGAACAACACGGCCGCGCGGATGGACGTCGCCGGCAACAGCATCGATCTCTTCGGCGTCGACGACCCCCACCGCGGGTGGGACGATTTCGGCGCGGTCACCGCCGCGATCTCATCGACGGACGCCGCCCCCACCACGGCCACCTCACGCATCGCCGTCGCCCACGCGCCGTACCGGCGTGTGCTCGACAGGTTCGTCGATCTGGGCGCCGACGCGCTGTTCGCCGGTCACACCCACGGCGGGCAGGTGTGTCTGCCCGGCTTCGGCGCGTTGGTGGCGAACTGCGACATCCCGCTGAAGCAGGCGAAGGGTCTGAGCAGTTGGTCGCACCGCGGTCGCACGGTGCCGCTGAACGTCTCGGCAGGGTGCGGTCATTCGATCTACGCCCCGGTGCGGTTCGCCTGTCGCCCGGAGGCGACCCTGCTGACGCTGACCGCCCGGCTCTGA
- a CDS encoding transglycosylase domain-containing protein, with protein sequence MPQKKRTLSGVLGGLLGLVGLSAVAGVLVTAAVTPAIAVAGVTGSQALTIFDNLPNSLTPNPPMEPTEFYGTGEDGQPFQLAKFFDQNRVPVTFEQVSPLLYDAILSSEDKNFYEHGGVNLLQTMKAAVENFTGSSSRGASTITQQYVKNALIQECEQGVSPGDEDYDGKIRQCFEGAAQSKGAEGIERKLQEMRYAVQIEKDYSKNEILLGYLNVSNFGGTTYGIEAAANRYFGTSAANVTLVQAATLAGMVQEPNLLRIDRPEEGTWTDKDGVAHNNAADGYATTRDRRDYVLGQMLKNGQITEEQHAAAVEAPIEPNLTQTTQGCAAAGANAYFCQYVKSVVESDEAFGATPEKRVENMRRGGMQIYTSLDMRVQGPAVQAVRERVPAAMPGILVGGAGVSIEASTGRILAIAQNTEFSESSNASLANGQSSQVFAADKKHNGSTNGFETGSTWKLFTLLEWLERGHSVNEVLDGRYPVLGKFAQCGGTYTLTRENSSENFGGGRGSVSSVRSFTAASLNTGFLAMAQKLDLCDINKMAKRLGVHYGNMGDVTTDGAAVNDPFPTVLGSKSVAPIQMAGAYATVANKGIFCEPRVIDKIVAQDGKEIPLPKTSCTQVISPEVAATAAYALRGVMEGGTGSGAKPNDGIQVIGKTGTAEKSHTMLVESSTKVTTAVWVGNADGREDLKNFRAHGTRLNDIRYPLARDIQRAANAVYGGDRFPEPDRSLTRTVPKDLPDVVGKSVEEATQILDAAGFSVQVGEPVDSQIGAGLVAEQTPGAGRVASGTTVTLRPSTGNQPAAQATVPKVTGAKFNQAKTALEGAGFGVSADGCKNGSTVNGQNPPADTAAPAGTVITLTCAGDG encoded by the coding sequence ATGCCTCAAAAGAAACGCACGCTGTCTGGTGTGCTCGGCGGTCTGCTCGGCCTGGTGGGTCTGAGCGCGGTCGCCGGGGTGCTGGTCACCGCAGCCGTCACCCCCGCCATCGCCGTCGCCGGAGTGACGGGGTCGCAGGCACTGACGATCTTCGACAACCTGCCGAACAGCCTGACACCCAACCCTCCCATGGAGCCGACCGAGTTCTATGGAACCGGCGAGGACGGTCAGCCCTTCCAGCTGGCGAAGTTCTTCGACCAGAACCGGGTGCCCGTGACGTTCGAGCAGGTGTCGCCGTTGCTGTACGACGCGATCCTCTCGAGCGAGGACAAGAACTTCTACGAGCACGGCGGCGTCAACCTCCTCCAGACCATGAAGGCCGCGGTCGAGAACTTCACGGGCTCGTCTTCTCGAGGCGCGTCGACGATCACCCAGCAGTATGTGAAGAACGCTCTGATCCAGGAGTGCGAGCAGGGCGTCAGCCCGGGCGACGAGGACTACGACGGCAAGATCCGGCAGTGCTTCGAAGGTGCCGCGCAGTCGAAGGGCGCCGAGGGCATCGAGCGCAAACTGCAGGAGATGCGCTACGCGGTGCAGATCGAGAAGGACTACTCGAAGAACGAGATCCTGCTGGGATACCTGAACGTGTCGAATTTCGGCGGCACCACCTACGGTATCGAGGCTGCGGCCAACCGCTATTTCGGCACGAGCGCGGCGAACGTGACGCTCGTGCAGGCGGCAACGCTGGCGGGCATGGTTCAGGAGCCCAACCTGCTGCGCATCGACCGCCCGGAGGAGGGCACGTGGACCGATAAGGACGGCGTCGCGCACAACAATGCTGCGGACGGCTACGCGACGACGCGCGACCGCCGTGACTACGTTCTCGGTCAGATGCTGAAGAACGGACAGATCACCGAGGAGCAGCACGCTGCCGCCGTCGAGGCGCCGATCGAGCCGAATCTCACGCAGACCACGCAAGGCTGTGCAGCTGCGGGCGCCAATGCGTATTTCTGTCAGTATGTGAAGTCGGTCGTCGAGTCGGACGAGGCATTCGGCGCCACGCCCGAGAAGCGCGTCGAGAACATGCGACGCGGCGGCATGCAGATCTACACCTCGCTCGACATGCGGGTGCAGGGTCCCGCGGTGCAGGCCGTGCGCGAGAGAGTGCCTGCCGCGATGCCGGGCATTCTCGTCGGCGGCGCCGGCGTCTCGATCGAAGCGTCCACCGGCCGCATCCTCGCAATCGCGCAGAACACGGAGTTCAGCGAGTCGTCGAATGCGAGCCTCGCCAACGGGCAGTCCTCGCAGGTGTTCGCCGCCGATAAGAAGCACAACGGCTCCACGAACGGCTTCGAGACCGGATCGACGTGGAAGCTCTTCACGCTGCTGGAGTGGCTCGAGCGCGGGCATTCGGTCAACGAGGTGCTCGACGGGCGCTATCCGGTCTTGGGCAAGTTCGCGCAGTGCGGCGGCACCTACACCCTCACGCGAGAGAATTCGTCGGAGAACTTCGGAGGAGGACGGGGATCGGTCAGCAGCGTGCGCAGCTTCACCGCGGCCTCGCTGAACACCGGCTTCTTGGCCATGGCTCAGAAGCTCGACCTGTGCGACATCAACAAGATGGCGAAGCGGCTCGGCGTGCACTACGGCAACATGGGAGATGTCACCACTGACGGCGCCGCGGTCAACGACCCGTTCCCCACCGTGCTCGGCTCGAAGTCCGTCGCCCCGATTCAGATGGCGGGCGCCTACGCCACCGTCGCCAACAAGGGCATCTTCTGCGAACCTCGCGTGATCGACAAGATCGTCGCCCAGGACGGCAAGGAGATCCCCCTCCCGAAGACCAGCTGCACGCAGGTGATTTCCCCTGAGGTGGCGGCGACCGCCGCATACGCGCTGCGGGGCGTGATGGAGGGCGGCACCGGCTCCGGCGCCAAGCCCAACGACGGGATCCAGGTCATCGGCAAGACCGGTACTGCTGAGAAGTCGCACACGATGCTGGTGGAGTCGAGCACCAAGGTCACGACAGCGGTGTGGGTCGGAAACGCCGACGGCCGCGAAGACCTGAAGAACTTCCGTGCGCACGGGACACGGCTCAACGACATCCGCTATCCGCTCGCAAGGGACATCCAGCGCGCGGCGAACGCGGTGTACGGCGGCGACCGGTTCCCCGAGCCCGACCGCAGTCTGACCCGCACGGTCCCGAAGGATCTGCCCGACGTGGTCGGCAAGTCTGTCGAGGAAGCCACTCAGATTCTGGACGCGGCAGGATTCAGCGTGCAGGTCGGAGAGCCCGTCGACAGTCAGATCGGTGCCGGCCTCGTCGCAGAGCAGACTCCTGGCGCCGGCCGGGTGGCCAGTGGCACCACGGTGACGCTGCGACCGAGCACGGGCAATCAGCCCGCGGCGCAGGCGACGGTGCCGAAGGTGACGGGCGCGAAGTTCAACCAGGCCAAGACCGCGCTCGAAGGCGCCGGTTTCGGCGTCTCGGCAGACGGATGCAAGAACGGGTCGACCGTGAACGGCCAGAATCCTCCCGCCGACACGGCCGCGCCCGCCGGCACCGTCATCACGCTCACGTGCGCGGGTGACGGGTGA